acacatgcatttatCATCATGTACCTCTAAACAGCTTTATTAGTCTTTTGGGTCACTGTGCATTTAAAGGATATTAGGGTGTATGCTAAATTTCACCATATCATCCTGTGTACTCCTTTTGGGTCACTCTATTGTTTAAGGATATTAGGATGTATGCTAATTTCACCACATCATCCTGTGTACTGTAACTTTCTAACAttatcttttaaaagaaaatgatTGGTGTTCTTCCAATGTGTGCAGGTGGTTGTGCTGTAAACCACCAGAATCCACTGGAGCTGAATACATAAAGTCCATGGTGCTGTCACAGCAAAGCACACAGCCCTTATACTGCATCATGAATTCCATGCATCTGCAGCAGCTCCAAGACAGATTCAACCAGAACCAGCAGTACTGCCTAACCTGTCAGAAACCCCTGGCTGCTGAAAACAAATCATATCGTAGTCATACCTGGAGTGTAGTATCATGTTCCTCAAACTGTTCAGATATTCTGACACGCACTGCATGGGCATTTGTACAAGGATTTCTAGTCAgctgggttctgtgtgtgtggtgtaaaaaTACTGCAGCAGACTCTGAGCATGAGAAAGACAATAGCAGACATAGTTTTCTGTCACGGACACCTGACTGTGAAAGAGCTGAGCATAAGCCAAATGGTGAATCTGTTCAAACAGGCTCATCCTCCTCAACTGCCATGGAGGATGATAAATCATTACTTCTGTTGTGTGAAGCAAACTGTGAAGAGTTGCAGATGTGTGATGCAGATCTGGATACCTCTTGCATTCCTGTGCATTTTGAGATGGATTTATTACAGGAGCCAAGTCTGAATGCCCATAAAGATGTGTATGCAGCAGAGCATGTATCGCCAGTTGTTATGCAAGATGAAGAGATGTTTGCAGCCTCACAGCCTGTTTCTGACAAACACCCAGTGACCAGGCCAGCTTCTGGTGCTGACTCAGTTCAACCTGGCAAAAAAATATCAATAGGTCTTGGAGATTCTATCACAAACACTGCTGCAGATGGAATTTTTTCATCCCAGGAATCAAGCAGCAGTTGTAATGGCGTTTTTTCACAGACTGGAGAGAATGTCAAATTGGATTCTGTCGGGACTCAAGAAAGTTTTTGCACAGAAAAATCTTCTGTTTCAACTTTAACAAAGTCAAAGAAGACAGCCAACTGCAAGGTTAAACCAGCCAGTGCCAGCTTGAGAACCCCACTGAAAACATCTCAGAATGAATACAGATGCCTTTACTGTTGTAAATCATTTTGTACCAAGAGTCTCCTTAACCAGCACATAAAATCTCACAGCACTGAAAATAGATCATTACAAGAAGAAAGCCCACAAAACTTTACATGCGAGTTCTGTGCACAGATCTTTATGAACAGATACTCCCTGAAAGCACACATCAAGCGGAAGCACTCTGGAGAAGAGCCAGTGGAGTGTGACATTTGTGGGAAAGTGCAGCCTGGTACATTTGCTCTCAGTGCCCACAAGAAAGCATGTCACCATTTCAACAGCTTGTGTCACATTTGTGGGGCAGAGTTTGCAGGACGGACATCATTTGACAAGCACATGGCAGGTCATGAGGGCATCAAACGCTTTTTCTGTGACATCTGTGGAGCAGGGTTTGTTCACAACAGTTCTCTGAACAATCACAGTTCTGTTCACATCTCTACCAAGTCCTACCAGTGTGACATTTGTTCACAGATGTTCAAAGCACAGTATCTGCTGAACGAGCACCTTCTGAAGACTCACCAGTGTGGCCCTTCATTAGAACATCGAATTCGTGGGCTGAAGAaaatgggggtggaggtagacAGGGAGGCAATTTCTCGACATGTCAGTCGTCAGTGTCTTGTCTGTGGTGGGTTgctggaggatggtgtgtgtctcTCCCATCCAGACAGTAGCCAAGAAGTGTTCCACTGTCCAACGTGTGGGGACATGACCAGCAACATAGTTCTCTTTTATCAACACGTCAAGTGGCACAGAGGTGCACTCTTGTCTCACAGTCGCCGCACAAGCCTCAGTGGAGAATCCCCCATTGGTCATCACCTTTCCAGCTCTGGATCTGCCACCTCTGCATCAGTGATCAAGTGTGAAGTATGCTCAAAAACATTCAAAAACTTTGAGTACCTGTCTGCGCACATGCATCAACACAGAGAAGCACGGTTTGTCTGTGACATTTGCAGCAAGAGGTTTACTTACAAGTGTAACTTGAAGACTCACATGAACACCCATCTGGACACCTGGCAGTTTGAGTGTGAAGTGTGCAAGAAGAAATTCCGTGACaagtatacattaaaaaaacaccagTTAAAACACACCGAACCCCAGTTTAAATGTCAAGTGTGTGGCAAAGCCCTAACACGCCGGCCATATTTATTGAAacactaccaaaaaatgcatccAGAATACCAAGGAAGTATCTAGTAGaaagtgcatgcttatatttgtATTGATGGGAACATTGTGTTATAATATGAACTGGAACATACATTATTCTTATGATACATACATTAGTCCTATGCTTTCAAATATGTCAGTCATTGAAGTCAAAACACATCAAAATCTTTTCTGCTTCTGTAGCCTGCTACTGCCATGCTGAATTGTTTCTATGGCTGGCTTTCATGTGTAAGATTATTTTTACCCTGATAGTTTGGCAGTCatacctgttttctttctttgggcTGAAACTCAATGGTCACTTGTACAGAATCTGAGTgaacttttatgtgtatgaccatattTACCCTGCCAAGTACACTGTGCATAtttggtatgttcatgtttctataACTCTTTGAACTGTTATGTTATAGATCATCATATCTTTGTCTTGTATATTTGATCTGCATGTgtaaacacacaaagggggttaagATATTGACAGGTCTGCATATGATGTAGACCTGGGAGATAAGAACAATCTCCACCATTGACCCATCAGGTGCTGATACAAggatggaacccagacccttcagactgaaagtcccacTCTCCAATCATTGGGCTATAAATAATGTCCCTGTCACTGTTCTCTgttttgggggatggagggtggttcAAGCTGGATGttgtcatgtttccataacccaccaaatgctgacagtTTGAATATAGAATCTCTAATGTGTGAATATTGAGCTTCTGCATATGCAAACACAGGGATGGGTGTAACATTAAGGCATAAGCAGGTACAACCAAATTGATGCAACATATTTGAACAGTTTTTTCACATCAGACATCTACAATATTGTGCTGAATACTGAATTACTGTGGACAATaaaaatttgacttgaaagttgaagTGATGAAGAGTATCTCAGCTGTTGAAAACAGAATTCTGTATGAAAAGGAGAAAAtgtgcatggtatgtgtgtgtgccctatgtatgtatctttctttAATTTATTGTCTTTTCACTTTAGcgatgtaaattgtgtgtgtgtgtgtgtgtgtgtgtgtgtgtgtgtgtgtgtgtgtttaccaagcAACCAATCAGAAAGAAACACTCAACTCCTTTTTGAGTTTGATGACAATACACATAGAGTGTGCGAAGACATTGTCAGAATTTATTGACAGatactttaatgtgtgtgtgtgtgtgtgtgtgtgaagagagcagAGTCAAGTTTTGTTTCAATAATTCTGTTTTTGATCAAGTATGCTTACACAATTCAAGAGACACCACATTGACATTCACACTGGATTTTCATGCATATTTTTCGATCATGGAAACAATGTTATTTCTGGACTGCCCACATGATCACATACAGTCGAAGCCACTTATAACGAATCACCATGGACATTCAAAATTGCTGAATTTTTTCCGGCTTTCGTTACATCTGACGCACTGGTTATAATGAATTTCTATCAAGTTGCTTtgttatactcacacacacacacacacattcacacacacacacgtgtgcgccaTCACACATGGGCAGTAATCAAGCTCGTTTCCTAGGCTGTGATatgctttaataataataatttccaaAAATTTCTTTCTAAAATATGGCTGTAAATTGATGTAAACAGATCACATAGGTTGCAATTTGAAGGAACCCTTTGAAACCGATAAGTAAAACAGTCAAACAAAATTCACAGTATTCTGAAGAATTCAGAAGAAAAGATTGTCAGAAGAAATCACACAGCGCCATGATTTGAAGGCGGGAGGAAAGGAAATAGGGACTgatttgaatgaatgaacgatatggatacttattagaAAAGCAcgtatcctcggtcgaagaccgaGCTCAacgcactttacaaacacagatcatttacacaacaggtatgggtagagccaactgacggctgccaatgtgGGTCCatcgctcatcatttgtttcccccTGAGTAATTCAATCCAGATTTCAGCAcggacacatgcacgcagacagacatgtaaacattttacgtgtatgacagtgttTGGTTATTTACTTTGCCATGGCAGCCATGCACCGAATTCGGggatgtgcacgctgggtatgtcacgtttcttgtttccataacccaccgaacgttgacacggaatacaggatctttaacgtgcgtatttgatcttctgtctgtgttcacacgaagggggttcaggcacaagcaggtctgcacatatgctgacctgggagatcggaaaaatctccaccctctacccacctggacgccgttaccgaaattcgaaccttAGACACTCCAGCAGATTGAAAGCACGgtccaaccactcggctatttctgCACTGTTAGTTTATTGTTTCACACTGTAAAGTCACTGGAGTATGCACTGGTATAGAAATAAAAAACTTAACTGATTTTAGTTTGCCGTAGGCAATTGGAGAGCATTTTGCGTTTTTCACAGTTTGACAAAAAATCACAATAACCAAAAATTAAATATACCCAGTGTCTGAATAAGGTATTGAAAAGAATATGTTaagttttttttattctattaaattttatttttactgTTTTATAACTTGTCTTCAACATCAAGTTTTCTTACATAGTCTTGAATGATTTCAAATTTTCGCTTTCACTTGACGACAGACCTTTGTGACGTGCCGACGCCATGATAAAATGGCCTGTGACACCAAATCCTGACACGCTTCTTCCCCTGCACTCCACCACGGACTTTAAATGATATACGTCCACCCTCGTCCCTCTGGCATCTCTCATTCATCTACAGTCGTTGAACTTTTGACCCCACGTGAGTCGATCACATTGTTTCGACAACTGATCATAGGCATTCGCTTCACAGGACGTTAGAATACTGTTTTATAGCTTGCGAGCTACAGATGTGACTACCATAGGCCTATTGCAAACatacagtaaaaaacaacaacaaaaacaacaa
The sequence above is drawn from the Babylonia areolata isolate BAREFJ2019XMU chromosome 26, ASM4173473v1, whole genome shotgun sequence genome and encodes:
- the LOC143300250 gene encoding uncharacterized protein LOC143300250; translated protein: MVLSQQSTQPLYCIMNSMHLQQLQDRFNQNQQYCLTCQKPLAAENKSYRSHTWSVVSCSSNCSDILTRTAWAFVQGFLVSWVLCVWCKNTAADSEHEKDNSRHSFLSRTPDCERAEHKPNGESVQTGSSSSTAMEDDKSLLLLCEANCEELQMCDADLDTSCIPVHFEMDLLQEPSLNAHKDVYAAEHVSPVVMQDEEMFAASQPVSDKHPVTRPASGADSVQPGKKISIGLGDSITNTAADGIFSSQESSSSCNGVFSQTGENVKLDSVGTQESFCTEKSSVSTLTKSKKTANCKVKPASASLRTPLKTSQNEYRCLYCCKSFCTKSLLNQHIKSHSTENRSLQEESPQNFTCEFCAQIFMNRYSLKAHIKRKHSGEEPVECDICGKVQPGTFALSAHKKACHHFNSLCHICGAEFAGRTSFDKHMAGHEGIKRFFCDICGAGFVHNSSLNNHSSVHISTKSYQCDICSQMFKAQYLLNEHLLKTHQCGPSLEHRIRGLKKMGVEVDREAISRHVSRQCLVCGGLLEDGVCLSHPDSSQEVFHCPTCGDMTSNIVLFYQHVKWHRGALLSHSRRTSLSGESPIGHHLSSSGSATSASVIKCEVCSKTFKNFEYLSAHMHQHREARFVCDICSKRFTYKCNLKTHMNTHLDTWQFECEVCKKKFRDKYTLKKHQLKHTEPQFKCQVCGKALTRRPYLLKHYQKMHPEYQGSI